Genomic DNA from Desulfuromonas sp. TF:
TACCTCACGAGTCCCTTCGAGGGCCGCATCCTTGCGGTTCTTGCCCATCTGCCGGTGGCGGAAGATGTTTTCCAGAACCACGATGGCGTTGTCCACCACCATGCCGACGGCGAAGGCCAGGCCGGCCAGAGAGATGACGTTGATAGTGCGCCCCAGGAGGGCCATGACGATGAAGGTCCCGACCAGTGAGATGGGGATGGCCGTGGCCACGATCAGGGTGGAGGAGAAGGAGCGCAGAAAGAGAATGAGCACCAGCACCGCCAGCGTCCCGCCGATCCACAGGTTCTGCTGGACCAGGTCGATGGCCGACTCGATATATTCCGTTTCATCGTAGGTCTGGGTCAGCTCCAGCCCCTCCTCCTTCAGGACACCCTCGTTGAGTTCCCTCAGGGCCTCCTTGAGTCCGGCCATGACTTCCAGGACATTGGAGCCGCTTTCCCGCAGGGCGTTGACCGCCACGGCCGGCTCGCCGTTCTGGCGCACCGAAACGTCGGGACGTTCGTAGCCGAACCGGACCCGCGCGACGTCGCCGATGAAGACCCGCTCCCCCGAGGAGGTCGTCAGCGCCACCCGCTCCACATCGGCCGGTTCGACGAATTCAGCCAGGGTTCGAACGATGTAGCGGCGCTTCCCTTCATCGAAGCTTCCCCCGGAGATGTTGACGTTTTCCGCCTCCAGTGTCCGGATGAATTCCTGGAGGGTGAAGCCGTAGGCCGAGAGCCGTTCAGGGTCGACCACCACCTGCATCTCCCGCTCCCGGGCGCCCAGCACATTGCTTCGGGCCACCCCTGGGACTCTTTCGAAACGGGCTTTTATGAAGTCTTCGGCGAAGATCTCGTAGGTGTAGATGGGCCGGTCGTTTCCGGGGAGGGGCTTGAGTATGAACCACGCGATGGGCTGGTCCTGGGTGTTGACGGTGGAGACGACCGGCCGTTCGGCCTCCAGGGGAAGGTCGCGCACCTGGTTGAGGCGGTTGGTGACCTTGACCAGGGCCGTGTCCATGTTGGTGCCGGGCTGGAAGGTGAGAACGATCCTTCCCTCGCTGTCCCGGGATTCGGAATCCATCTCCAGGACACCCTCGACGCCCTTGAGCTCGTCTTCCTGTCGCTGAACGATCTCCCTCTCCACTTCCTCGGGGCTGGCCCCCGTCCAGACGGTGGAAACTGTGATTTCGGGACGCGCCACTTCGGGGGTGAGCTGAATGGGGGTGCGGAAAAGAGAAATCAGGCCGAAGAGCAGGACCAGAATGACCCCGACGGTGACGGCAACCTGGCGGTCGATGGAAGTGGATATAAGACTCATGGCTTTTCAGGAAGGTTCAAGGTCCAAAGTCCAAGATTCAAGGCTTGCCAGGGCATAGCCGCAGGCGACGCCCGGTCATTCCGGCTGCCTCTCCGTTACTGCCTGTCCCGACCTCAGGCGCTCGTTTCCGCGCACCACCACCCGATCGCCGGGAGCCAGGTTTCCGTCAACACCCTTTAAGGCGTATCTGTCGCCGTAGGCCCCCAGGATATCGACCGTAACCTGCTTGGCTTGACCTTCCGTCACCTTGAAGATGCGTCCGCCTCCCTGGGGCTGGGGGATCAGGGCATCCTTGGGAATCAGCAGAACGGTCTGCGGCGCGCCGAGGTGAAAAGTCACCCGGGCGAGCATGCCGGCCAGAATCTTCCCGTGGGGGTTGTCGATCGCAATTTCGACCGGAAAGGTCCGGGAAGCCGGATCCGCCCGGGGGACAACCGCGCTGACCTCTCCGGGGAAAGTCCGCCCGGTAAGGGCATCAAATGTCACTTCGGCCGGAGTCCCCCTTCCTATTTCGCTGATATGCTTTTCGGGCACCTGGACGGTGACGTGGATGACCCCGAGGTCGGCCAGTTCCACAATCGTGTCGCCCTCGGCCAGCCACTGGCCGGTTTCGGTCTTCTCCTCGACCACCTGCCCGGAAAAGGGGGCGCGCACGGTCATCCGCGCCAGGCGGTCCTCCATGATGCGGACTGCCGCCCGGAATTGTTCTGCCTGGTTCTCAAGGGCGCTGAGATCGGTGCTGCGCGCTTCGAGCTCTTCTTCGGAAATGAACTTCTGATCGAAGAGCTGCCGGGCCCGCCGGAGATCACCCCGTGCCTTCCCGATGCGGTCCCGTGTTTCGGCAAGGCGCGCCCGGGTCTCCTGCAACTGGAGCTGAACCGGCAGGGTTCGCAGACGGACCAGCGCATCCCCCCTCGATACGGTGTCGCCCTTGCGGGCTTCGAGAGATTCCACCAGACCGTCGGTCTGCGCCGCCACCTCCGCCAGACGGCGCGGCTCGGCCGTCCCGACGAGGGCCAGGGGCGGCCGCACCGTATCCTCGGTGACGGCATCGGTAACGATCAGTGCCGGCGGCGGACCTTTTTCTAATGAATTCTCTCCCGGCTGGGCGAAGGCGGAGCAGGGGAGCAGTAGCAGCAGGAGAAGAGTGCGCATTGGCGGCATGGCGGAGCAACCCTCCGGTTGGACTGATTAAACTATGCCACAGGATACGATATTTGGCAGGGCCCTGCCGATGAATCAAGACAGAAAAAAGGAGAGGTTGAAGGAAGGGGGTAATCCGGTGAGCTTGAGCCGGAAGAGGATCTGCGGGGGGGGCGATTGAGGCCGGGACCGGCTGATTGACCGGTCCCGGCGGAAGAGGAGGTCAGTTCGCCGCCTTTTTTTCCCTGCGCTCGTTCATCACCTTGTAGGCGCAGAATTCCCCGCACATGGTGCAGGCGCCGTGCTCTTCGTCCACGCCGGACTCGGCCCGGAGGCGGCGGGCCTTTTCCGGATCGAGGGCCAGGGCGAACTGCCCTTCCCAGTCGAGTTTCTTCCGGCATTTGGCCATGGCGATGTCTTTTTCGATCGCACCGGGAACGCCTTTGACGATATCCCCGGCATGGGCGGCGATGCGGCAGGCCATCACCCCTTCATGAACGTCCTCCACCGTCGGCAGGCGCAGGTGCTCGCTGGCGGTGACATAGCAGAGGAAGTCGGCTCCGGCGGCGGCGGCCAGGGTGCCTCCGATGGCGCAGGTGATGTGATCGTAGCCGGGGGCGATGTCGGTGACCAGGGGGCCGAGAACGTAGAAGGGGGCGCCGTGGCAGAGTCGCTTCTGCAACTGAATGTTGGCTTCGATCTGGTTCAGGGGTACATGCCCGGGACCCTCGATCATCACCTGCACTCCGGCATCCCAGGCCCGCTGGGTCAGTTCGCCGAGGAGAATCAACTCCTGGATCTGGGCCCGGTCGGTGGCGTCGGCCAGGCATCCCGGGCGGAAGCCGTCACCCAGGGAGAGTGTGGCATCGTAAGGCTTGACGAGCTCCAGCAGCCGGTCGAACTGCTCGAAGAGGGGGTTTTCGGCATCGTTGTGGGCCATCCACTCCACGGTGAAGGAGCCGCCGCGGGAGACGACGTCCATGATCCGGCCCTCCCGGTCCATGCGCTCCACGGTGGCGCGGGTGACCCCGCAGTGGACGGTGATGAAGTCGACGCCGTCATCGAGGTGCTTCCGGATGCCGTCGAAGATCTCGTCCGCGGTCATCTCGACCATGGCCTTCCCCTTGCGCGTCACCGTGTCGACGGCAGCCTGGTAGAGGGGGACCGAACCGATGCAGGCGCCGGTCTCGCGGATGATGGCGGCGCGGATCTCGTCGATCGGGCCGCCGGTGGAGAGGTCCATGATGGCGTCGGCGCCGGCGGCAACCGCAACCCGGGCCTTCTCCAGTTCCTTGTCGATGCTCTTGTCGTCCTTGCTGGTGCCGATGTTGGCGTTGACCTTGGTGCGCAGCCCCTTGCCCACGGCCAGGGGAACGCCGCCGGTGTGCCGATTGTTATGGCAGATGATCGCGGTCCCCTCGGCGATGCGTCCTCGAAGGATCTCGGGATCGATTCCCTCGGCCGCGGCCGCCTGTTTCATCTTGTCGGAAATAATGCCCTGACGGGCGAGTTCGAGCTGGGTCATTGTAAAATCCTTGAGTTTTAATTTGTCCAATAAATCCTGGACTTATGTCACAGTTTACAGCTTGCAGCTTGCAGCTTACAGCTTACAGCTTACAGCTTACAGCTTGCAGCTTGCAGCTTTAAAGCTTGTGCCGCCTGCCAGTGGTTGACCGGGCCGTGTCCCGAGCCCATGCTGAAGGCGGTGCGGATCGCTTCGCTGATGAAAATTTTGGCTTTTCCCACGGCTTCGACCAGGGGCACCCCCTGGACAAGAAAGGCGGCAATGGCTGCCGAATAGGCGCAGCCGGTGCCGTGGGTGTTGGGGGTGTCGAAGCGCTCGGAAGGGAACCGGTGCAGGGATTCTCCCGCCAGCAGCAGATCGACGGGCTTTCCCTGCAGATGCCCCCCCTTGAGCAGAACGTTGCGGGCGCCCATCTTCTGCAGGCGGCGGGCGGCCTTTTCCATCTCGTTTTCCGTCTCCACCGGAAGACCTGAGAGCGCCTCGGCCTCGGGGAGGTTCGGGGTGAGCAGATAGGTGTGGGGCAGCAGTTCCCGGCGAAGGGCGTCCACGGCCTCTCGCTGCAGCAGGGGAGCTCCTCCCTTGGCGATCATCACCGGATCGACCACCGCCGGAAGCGCATGCCGGGCAATGGCCCGGGCCACGACCGAAACGATTCCGGCCGAGTAAAGCATGCCGGTTTTGAGGATGTCGGCCCCCAGATCGTCCAGAACCGCTTCAATCTGGTCGGCCACGAAATCGTTCGGGACGGGATGGATTCCCCTCACGCCCCGGGTGTTCTGTGCGGTAAGGGCCGTGATCGCGCCCATGCCGTAGGTCCCGAGAAGCGTTATCGTTTTCAGGTCGGCCTGAATCCCTGCACCGCCTCCCGGATCGGAGCCTGCCACCGTAAGGACCTTGCCCCGCGGCCAGGGCCCGCGGCGATTAAAAAGGAGGGCGATTTCTCTTGCGGCCAGAGCCGGGCCGGGATCGTTCATCACAGCGGAAATCACCGCCACCGCATCGGCGCCGGCTTCGATGGCTTCGGAGGCGCGGTCCCGGTCGATGCCGCCTATGGCGACAACGGGAATCGTGACCGCCCGGCGCACTTTCCGCAGAGTCTCGAGTCCCACCAGCAGAGTGTCCTGTTTGCTGCCGGTGGGATAAATACTCCCAACGCCGACGTAATCCGCTCCCTGAGAAGCGGCCTTGAGCGCCTGCTCCACGGTGCGGGTGGAAACGCCGATGACCCCTGCGGGGCCGAGAAGTCGGCGTGCCTCGGCAACGCTCGCATCGTTCTGGCCGAGGTGAACGCCGTCAGCACCGCTTTGATGAGCCACTTCCGGGGAATCGTTGACGATAAAGGTCGCTCCGGCCTGACGGCACAGAGCGGCCAGATCCCGGGCGGCCGCTACCTTCGTTTCGATGGGAAGGTCTTTATCCCGGTACTGAACGACCCGGGCTCCCCCCTTGAGGGCGGCGGCTACACGCTCCGAAAGCCGGTCGTCACGGTTTTGGTCGGTGATGAGATATAATCCGCCGATCATGACATGATGTTTCCCGAGGTCAAAAATAAAAATCGCCGCGGCCGGAGCGGCCCGCGGCGGTGAATGATCTCCCCGGTTCCCTCACGCCGCTTCCCTACGCCGGCATCATCCGGATCAGGTTCCAAGGGTCGTTCCGGCAGCAGCGGAACTCTCAGTGTGACACTCCCCTAGCGGTCTTGCTGTAATCTGTATGTCTATGCTGAGGCCGGAAAAATCTGCTGTTCGACAGAAGAGATTCCATGGCCGGATGCTACGTGCATTTTCTCTTTAAAAGTAAGGAAAAGGCTATAGGATTCGGCATTTGCTGTCAACCATATTGTCGTCCGGAAACCGGACTTTCTCCTTTACCGGACAGGACGACAATGATAAAATCAGGCGTTTTTTCAGCCTGAAAGGAATGGTTCCATTTATGTCGTCCCGTCGTCCCACGTGTGTGGAAATCAATCTGGATGCCTTGCGCCACAACCTCGATCAGGCCAGCCGGCAGGCGGGGGAGGGGAGGCAGGTGCTGGCCGTGGTCAAGGCCGATGCCTATGGACACGGTGCCGCCAGGGTGGCCATGGCCCTTCAGGAGGCCGGAGTCGACCTCTTCGGAGTGGCCATGGTGGAGGAGGGGATGGATCTGCGCCGGGCGGGTGTTACCCGTCCGGTACTCGTCCTGGGGGGAATCTATCCCGGCCAGGAGGCGGCGATTCTGCAGCATGAGCTGACTCCCGCCCTGTTCGATCTGCAGACGGCGCATCGTCTCGACCGATTCTTCTTTCAAGCCGGACGGGTCTGCCCCTTTCATCTCAAGGTCGATACCGGAATGGGACGGGTCGGTTTCCGTCCCGAGGAGTTGGAGACGGTGCTGAGAGAGTTGGCCGGTCTGCGCTCCCTGTTTATGGAGGGGGTCATCTCCCACCTGGCACTGGCGGACGAGCCGGAGCACCCCTTCACGGACGAGCAGCTCCTGCGTTTCCGGGCCGCACTGGAGAGGGTCCGTAACGCCGGTTTTTCCCCGCATCTCATCCATTTGAGCAACAGTGCCGCTCTTTTTTCCCGGGAAGTGCCGGAATGCAACATGGTGCGTCCCGGCATCGTTCTCTACGGCGGCCTTCCTTCCGCCGTATTCGCCGGTCGTCTCGACCTGCAGCCGGTGATGAGTTTTCGCACCTCCGTGGTTCAGGTCAAGGAGGTTCCCGCCGGAACGGGAGTTTCCTACAGTCACCGCTTTGTGGCCGAGCGGCCGACCATACTCGCCGCCATCCCGGTGGGGTATGCAGACGGATACAGCCGGCACCTCTCCTGCAAGGCAGAAGTCCTCGTTCGCGGCCGAAGGGCCAGGGTCGCAGGGACGGTGTGCATGGACTGGACCCTCATCGACGTCACGGACATTCCCGGCGTTGTCGTCGGCGATGAGGTGACCCTGCTCGGTCGGGACAACGGCCAGGTGATCACCGCCGAGGAATGGGCCGAAAAGGTGGGAACCATCTCCTACGAGGTTTTCTGCCAGGTCAGCAAACGCGTTCCGAGGATTTACATGGAGTCAGGAATCAGGACTCAGGAATCAGGAGACCCGGAAATCCGGAATCTGAAAAACCTGATACCTGAGACCTGATGCCTGAGATGAGCGAAGCGAATTTCTTATTCGCCCTCGATCTGGGCACTACCACTCTGGCCGGTCGCCTCATCGACCGCAATGGGGTTGTTCTTGCCGAGGCGAAGCTGTCCAATCCCCAGCGGGAATTGGGCAGCGATGTCATCCGCCGCCTGGAAGCTTCTCTGAAAGGAGAAGGAACACATCTGCAGGCTCTGCTGATTTCCGGAATCGAGGCCCTGTTTTCAGAACTTCTGGCCCAGGCCGGATGCTCGCGCGCAGATATTTCCGCCGCCGCGGCGGCCGGCAACCCGGCCATTTCCCATCTGCTGCGCAATCTCCCCGTGGAGGCCCTCCTCTTTCCACCCCACCGGCCCCGCGAGAGGGCGGGAGTGTTTCTCGACCCCGCTGATCTGGGAATCGATCTTCCCGTTCCCCTCTATCTTTTCCCCCTGGTCAGCGGCTATGTCGGAGGGGACCTGGTCGCCTTCCTTTACGGGGAAGAATCTGGCGCCTCACCCCTCACCCCTCACCCCTCACGTTTCTTCCTAGACATCGGCACCAACGGGGAAATGGCCCTTTTCGACGGTCAGGGGTGGCTGACCACCTCGGTGGCGGCCGGGCCGGCTTTCGAGGCAGGGGAGATCTCCTGCGGCATGGCGGTGCAGCCGGGGGCGGTGGCGTCGGTGCGGCTGGAGGGCGATTCTCTTCGCCTTTCGGTGATCGGCGACGGTCCTCCACGGGGGATTTGCGGCAGCGGTCTGGCCGCCGTCATCGCCGCCGCCCTGGATGGCGGTCTGATCGATCGACGCGGGAACATCGTCGAGGCCGGTGAGGTGGCGACCAATCTGGCACGCCACATCGCCGATACTCCCTCCGGCCGCGCCTTGCGTCTTTACCGGGATGCGGCGGTCGAACTTCTGGTCACCCAGCAGGATATCCGCAATTTTCAACTGGCCAAGGGTGCCCTCAAGGCCGGTGCCGAATGTCTTATGGCCAGGGCCGGTCTCGATTCAGACCGAATCGGTGAGGTCGTGGTGACCGGCGCCTTCGGTTTTTCTCTCGCTCCCGAGGTCCTTAAAAGGGTTGCCTTGCTCCCGCCAAACATGGTAGATAAGGTACGCTTTGCCGCCGCCGGCGCTCTGGCCGGGGTCTGCCGCCTGCTCATCGACTCCTCCGGCCCCGTCAAGGTTCAACGTCTTGCCGATGTTCTGAAGCCTTATCCCCTTTCGGGGACGCCGGCCTTTGAAGAAGCCTTCGTCGCTTCCCTCGATTTTTAAAAACCGCCAGAAGACGGTTTTTTCTTGTTTTTGGAATATCTAAATATCTTCCGGGTAAAGAAAGGAACAACCCATGGCCGTCATCAAAAGAGCCCTGATCAGTGTGTCGGATAAGACCGGCGTGGTCGATTTTGCCAAGGAACTGAGTGCCTTCGGCGTCGAGATTCTTTCCACCGGCGGTACGGCCGCCCTGCTGCGCAAGGAGGGGCTCGCCGTCAAGGATGTCTCCGAATTCACAGGGTTTCCTGAAATGCTCGACGGCCGGGTCAAGACCCTCCATCCCAAGGTTCACGGCGGCCTCCTGGGGATGCGCGATAACCCGGAGCATGTAGCAAAAATGGCCGAACACGGCATTGAACCCATCGATATGGTGGTGGTTAATCTCTATCCCTTCCAGGCGACGGTGGCCAGGGAGGGGTGCACCCTGGAGGATGCCATCGAGAATATCGACATCGGCGGGCCGACCATGCTGCGCAGCGCCGCCAAGAACAATCGCGACGTCACCGTCCTTGTCGATTGCTCCGACTACGCGTCGGTCCTTGCCGAGATGAAGGAGAGCGGCGGTGCGGTCTGCCGCCCTACCAATTTCCGTCTTGCCGTCAAGGTATACCAGCACACCGCCGCCTACGACGGGGCGATTTCCAATTGGCTGGGGAAGCGACTCGATGAAGATTCGGCTGAATTCCCGCCGACCCTCACTCTCCAGTTCAAAAAGGCCCAGGGGATGCGTTACGGCGAAAACCCCCATCAGAAGGCGGCCTTCTATGTTGAGGGCGAGATAAAAGAGTCTTCCATCTCCACCGCCCGCCAGCTTCAGGGCAAGGAGCTTTCCTACAACAACATCGCCGATACCGATGCCGCCCTCGAATGCGTCAAGCAGTTCGACGAGGGGCCGGCCTGCGTAATCGTCAAGCACGCCAACCCCTGCGGAGTGGCTTACGGCGGCACGCTCCTCGAAGCCTACGAGCGGGCCTTCTCCACCGATCCGGAATCGGCCTTCGGCGGAATCATCGCCCTGAACGGGGAGCTCGATGCGGAGACAGCCCGTGCCATCGTCGATCGCCAGTTCGTCGAAGTAATCATCGCCCCTTCCGTTTCTTCGGCGGCCTCCGAAATTGTGGCCGCCAAGAAGAACGTGCGCCTTCTGGAGTGTGGCCGGTGGCCCGCCGAGCCCGGCCAGCGCCTCGAAATGAAGCGGGTCAACGGCGGCCTGCTGGTGCAGGACGCTGATCTTTCCCTGGTGGACGATCTGCGGGTCGTCTCCCGGCGCAAGCCGACCGACGAGGAGCTGAAGGATCTTCTCTTCACCTGGCGGGTGGCCAAGTTCGTCAAGTCCAATGCCATCGTCTACGGCAAGGGTGGAATGACCATCGGCGTCGGCGCCGGGCAGATGAGCAGGGTCAACTCGGCCCGGATCGCCGCCATCAAGGCCGAACACGCCCGCCTGGAGGTGAAGGGATCGGTGATGGCTTCCGACGCTTTCTTCCCCTTCCGTGATGGAATCGACAACGCTGCCACTGTAGGAATCGCTGCAGTCATTCAGCCCGGCGGATCGATCCGCGACGAAGAAGTCATCGCCGCCGCCGACGAACACGGCATGGCCATGGTGTTTACGGGGATGCGGCATTTCAGGCACTAAATGGAGGAAGCGGCCCTTTTGCCCAATCTCTGCGTCAGGCTACACAATGGTCCTTGTGCGGCGTACGGTGTACGCCTCCGCGGCCATCGCTTGCCTTCCTTGACCTTGGCCAAAATTGCTCGCTNNNNNNNNNNNNNNNNNNNNNNNNNNNNNNNNNNNNNNNNNNNNNNNNNNNNNNNNNNNNNNNNNNNNNNNNNNGAAGGTTTTATCATGAAGGTTCTGGTGATCGGCGGGGGCGGCCGCGAGCACGCCCTGGTTTGGAAAATAGCCCAGTCTCCGCTGGTGGAGCGGATCTACTGCGCTCCCGGAAACCCCGGCATTGCCAGGCAGGCCGAGTGCGTTCCGCTGGCGGTGGATGATGTCGAAAGACTTCTGGCCTTTGCACGGGAGAGGGAGATCGGCCTGACCGTGGTCGGCCCCGAGCTTCCGCTCACCCTCGGTATCGTTGACCGGTTCCGGGACGCAGGGCTCACCATCTTCGGCGCTGACCGCAAGGCGGCGCAGATCGAAGGGAGCAAAGCGTTTGCCAAGGACCTGATGGCCAGGCACGGCGTTCCCACCGCGGCTTACGGCACCTTCACCGACCATCGGCAGGCGGTCGACTTCATCATGAGCCACGGTGCTCCGATCGTGGTCAAGGCCGACGGTCTGGCGGCGGGGAAAGGGGTGATCGTCGCCCGCACCGAAGAGGAAGCGATCTCGGCCGTCGATTCGATTCTGCTGGAAGGCGCTTTCGGTGAAGCCGGCAGCCAGGTGGTCATCGAGGAGTTCCTGGAAGGGGAGGAGGCTTCCTTTCTCGCCTTCACCGACGGCAAGACGATTCTGCCTCTGGCCTCGGCGCAGGACCATAAGCCCGTTTTTGACGGCGACCAGGGGCCGAACACTGGCGGCATGGGGGCCTACTCGCCCGCTCCCGTGGTGACGGCGGAGCTGCATGAACGGATCATCGAGACCGTGCTTCGGCCGATAATCGACGGAATGGCCAGCGAAGGATGTCCCTACAGCGGCATTCTCTATGCCGGTCTGATGATCAAGAACGGCGATATCCAGGTTCTCGAATTCAATGCACGCTTCGGCGATCCCGAGGCCCAGCCGCTGCTGGCGCGCCTCAAGTCGGACCTCGTGCCCGTCCTTCTGGCCTGCGCCCGGGGAAGCCTGGAAGGGGTTTCCCTCGACTGGCACGACAAGGCGGCCGTCTGCGTCGTCATAGCCTCCGGCGGCTATCCAGGCTCGTTCGAGAAGGGATATGAGATCCGCGGACTCGAGGAAGCGTCCACTATCGACGACCTGATGGTCTTCCATGCCGGAACCGCCCTCAATGACGGACGGATCGTCAACTCCGGCGGTCGGGTTCTGGGCGTCACGGGGCTGGGCGAAACCGTAGCCGCCGCCATCGACAAGGCCTACCGCGGAGTGAAGGTGATCTCCTGGGAAGGGGCTCACTACCGGACGGACATCGGCAAGAAGGCGCTGGGCCGATAAAGTTAAGTCTGAGTCTTATAGGTCCTCTATGTCCTATAGGACCTATTTAAAAAAATTGGAGGCATCAAATGAGCGAACAAAAGCCCCTGGTTGGAATACTCATGGGAAGCGATAACGATTACGAGGTGATGATTGAGGCAGGGCGTGCTCTGAAGAGCTTCGGAGTCCCCTTCGAGATGAACGTCTCCAGCGCCCACCGTACTCCCAAGCGTACCGCCGGATATGTCCGCGAAGCGCGCGGCAGAGGTATCAAGGTGCTGATCGCCGGCGCCGGAGCCGCCGCTCACCTGGCCGGCGTGGTGGCCGCCGAGACGACCCTGCCGGTCATCGGTGTTCCCATCGATTCCTCGTCCCTCAAGGGTCTGGATTCCCTTCTGGCGACGGTGCAGATGCCCGCAGGCATTCCGGTGGCCACCATGGCGATCGGCAAGGCCGGAGCCAGAAACGCGGGGATTTTCGCCGTCCAGCTTCTCGCCCTTGGTGACTCCGTTCTTTCCGAAAAACTTTCCGCATACAAGGAAGAGCTGGCGGCGGGAGTGGCAGTCAGAGCCGAGGCCCTCCAAGAGCGTTTGTCTAAAGAGAAATTTTAATATTTACAAGGAGTTGAAGGATAGCGCCAGGACAGGAGCGAGTGGGATCGGGGGCGATTTTTCTTGACAGGTAAAGTTGCCCTATATTAACTTCGTCTGGGTTCATCCATTTCGATTTGAGGCCGAACAGGGTTGGTTTCGATTGATTTATTTTTCTGTAATCCCGCCTATCGTATTTTTTTCTCATGTTCAGGGATCTGCTGACATCACCCGACTTTTGCGGTCGTTCAGCAGCGTCCATTTAATAGAGAAGTGGTTGTCGCCACTCCGGGAGATCTGATTTGAACGCAAAAGACCGTAATCCTGCCACGGCTCTCTGGGATTTTTTCTGTTCCTTGAAGCTGACCATCGTCACTCTGATTCTACTGGCCGCTACTTCGATTATCGGGACTGTCATTCAGCAGAACCGCACCCCTGAAGAATACCTCCAAGTCTACAGCGAGACCACCTACAGGATCCTTAATACCCTGAAGTTTTTCGACATGTATCACTCCTGGTGGTTTCTGGCACTCCTCGGTATTTTTTCCATAAACCTCATCTCCTGTTCCATCAAGCGCTTCCCCCGGGTATGGAAGACGGTCAAAGAACCGGTGCTGGTGCCGGATGAGACGCTCTATCGCACCTTCTCAAACATGGAGGAGATAGTCATCCCGGCTTCCGTCGACGAGGTCAGGAAGAAGGTCGCCGATTTCACAAGCTCCCATTTCTCCACACCCGTGGTGACCGAAGAAAGCGGCAAGGTGCACCTTTTCGCGCAGAAGGCGGCCTACGCCCGCTTCGGCGTCTACGTCACTCATATCTCCATCCTGATCATCTTCATCGGCGCCATCATCGGAACCCTCTGGGGATACAAGGCCTTTGTCAATATCGTCGAGGGGACCGCTACCGACAAGGTCTGGCCGCGAGGTTCCAACGAACCCATCGACCTCGGTTTTTCAGTTCGCTGCGACGAGTTTTCGGTCTCCTATTACGAGGGATCGAGCCGCCCCAGGGAGTTCAAGAGCCTTCTCACCGTCATCGACGAAGGGCGGACCATTACC
This window encodes:
- the purH gene encoding bifunctional phosphoribosylaminoimidazolecarboxamide formyltransferase/IMP cyclohydrolase, translating into MAVIKRALISVSDKTGVVDFAKELSAFGVEILSTGGTAALLRKEGLAVKDVSEFTGFPEMLDGRVKTLHPKVHGGLLGMRDNPEHVAKMAEHGIEPIDMVVVNLYPFQATVAREGCTLEDAIENIDIGGPTMLRSAAKNNRDVTVLVDCSDYASVLAEMKESGGAVCRPTNFRLAVKVYQHTAAYDGAISNWLGKRLDEDSAEFPPTLTLQFKKAQGMRYGENPHQKAAFYVEGEIKESSISTARQLQGKELSYNNIADTDAALECVKQFDEGPACVIVKHANPCGVAYGGTLLEAYERAFSTDPESAFGGIIALNGELDAETARAIVDRQFVEVIIAPSVSSAASEIVAAKKNVRLLECGRWPAEPGQRLEMKRVNGGLLVQDADLSLVDDLRVVSRRKPTDEELKDLLFTWRVAKFVKSNAIVYGKGGMTIGVGAGQMSRVNSARIAAIKAEHARLEVKGSVMASDAFFPFRDGIDNAATVGIAAVIQPGGSIRDEEVIAAADEHGMAMVFTGMRHFRH
- the purD gene encoding phosphoribosylamine--glycine ligase; this translates as MKVLVIGGGGREHALVWKIAQSPLVERIYCAPGNPGIARQAECVPLAVDDVERLLAFAREREIGLTVVGPELPLTLGIVDRFRDAGLTIFGADRKAAQIEGSKAFAKDLMARHGVPTAAYGTFTDHRQAVDFIMSHGAPIVVKADGLAAGKGVIVARTEEEAISAVDSILLEGAFGEAGSQVVIEEFLEGEEASFLAFTDGKTILPLASAQDHKPVFDGDQGPNTGGMGAYSPAPVVTAELHERIIETVLRPIIDGMASEGCPYSGILYAGLMIKNGDIQVLEFNARFGDPEAQPLLARLKSDLVPVLLACARGSLEGVSLDWHDKAAVCVVIASGGYPGSFEKGYEIRGLEEASTIDDLMVFHAGTALNDGRIVNSGGRVLGVTGLGETVAAAIDKAYRGVKVISWEGAHYRTDIGKKALGR
- the purE gene encoding 5-(carboxyamino)imidazole ribonucleotide mutase encodes the protein MSEQKPLVGILMGSDNDYEVMIEAGRALKSFGVPFEMNVSSAHRTPKRTAGYVREARGRGIKVLIAGAGAAAHLAGVVAAETTLPVIGVPIDSSSLKGLDSLLATVQMPAGIPVATMAIGKAGARNAGIFAVQLLALGDSVLSEKLSAYKEELAAGVAVRAEALQERLSKEKF
- a CDS encoding cytochrome c biogenesis protein ResB, whose protein sequence is MNAKDRNPATALWDFFCSLKLTIVTLILLAATSIIGTVIQQNRTPEEYLQVYSETTYRILNTLKFFDMYHSWWFLALLGIFSINLISCSIKRFPRVWKTVKEPVLVPDETLYRTFSNMEEIVIPASVDEVRKKVADFTSSHFSTPVVTEESGKVHLFAQKAAYARFGVYVTHISILIIFIGAIIGTLWGYKAFVNIVEGTATDKVWPRGSNEPIDLGFSVRCDEFSVSYYEGSSRPREFKSLLTVIDEGRTITEKRPVVVNDPLTYEGITFYQSSYGPAGEPVFNFKVRVKETGEVANITARQGQRVQLPGGGAFRVVDFTPSYQNFGPGARLEVFTESGKRNSFIVLQAFPDFDAQRGGVYSFTLVDFKQRFYTGLQVAKDPGVWVVWLGCTLMVLGSMIAFFLSHRRIWITIMPVGGKTGIKLGGSAHRNQPAFELFFDDFKKNLKAELVARD